A genomic stretch from Hymenobacter psoromatis includes:
- a CDS encoding copper oxidase: MHDASWAPGWLLWAWFGLTLISALYVTWDLFTRTPEMKVMKWGWVLVTLYTGPVGLAIYWFSCREPAPGAHEQFIAPLWKQAVGSTIHCAAGDATGIIVAAGITGVLGLRMGVDIWVEYAAGFAFGLFIFQALFMKDMMNLGYGQAVRESFLPEWMSMNAMMAGMLPTMVILMSRDVRAMSATSPWFWAAMSAATLVGVAVAYPVNYWLVQHQLKHGMGTERALGKGGTPVTAEHDMAGMTGMAEMSPGPPVASAAGVPTGPAPMAGMDLDPDAPVSGGRKAAVTLLTLLMLAAGYWLAARYGDLSMRPGGAMETMPGMVSAAK, encoded by the coding sequence ATGCACGATGCGTCCTGGGCCCCCGGCTGGCTGCTGTGGGCCTGGTTTGGCCTGACGCTTATTTCCGCGCTGTACGTGACCTGGGACCTGTTTACCCGAACCCCGGAAATGAAGGTGATGAAATGGGGCTGGGTGCTGGTGACGCTCTACACGGGGCCGGTGGGGTTAGCCATTTATTGGTTTTCGTGTCGGGAGCCGGCTCCCGGTGCGCACGAGCAGTTCATCGCGCCGCTGTGGAAGCAAGCCGTGGGCTCCACCATCCACTGCGCGGCGGGCGACGCGACGGGCATCATCGTGGCGGCCGGTATTACCGGGGTCCTGGGTCTGCGGATGGGGGTGGATATCTGGGTGGAATACGCGGCCGGCTTCGCGTTTGGGCTGTTTATCTTTCAGGCTTTGTTTATGAAAGACATGATGAACCTGGGTTACGGCCAGGCGGTGCGGGAGTCGTTTTTGCCGGAATGGATGTCGATGAACGCCATGATGGCCGGGATGCTGCCCACGATGGTCATTCTGATGAGCCGCGACGTGCGGGCCATGTCGGCCACTTCGCCCTGGTTTTGGGCGGCCATGTCGGCGGCCACGCTGGTGGGGGTAGCGGTGGCCTACCCCGTGAACTACTGGCTGGTGCAGCACCAGCTCAAGCACGGCATGGGTACCGAACGAGCCTTGGGCAAGGGTGGCACTCCGGTCACCGCGGAGCACGATATGGCGGGAATGACCGGCATGGCGGAAATGAGCCCCGGCCCGCCGGTAGCCAGTGCGGCGGGGGTCCCCACCGGGCCCGCGCCGATGGCGGGCATGGACTTGGACCCCGACGCCCCGGTTTCGGGCGGGCGCAAGGCGGCCGTTACGCTGCTCACGCTGCTGATGCTGGCGGCGGGCTACTGGCTGGCCGCCCGCTACGGCGACTTGTCGATGCGGCCGGGCGGGGCAATGGAAACCATGCCGGGCATGGTCAGCGCGGCCAAGTAG
- a CDS encoding copper-transporting ATPase, producing MDASQIFVTLGGLGLLGFVGWFFFLAPHQVAAAVSAAAGIQQVDITVKGGYSPNVIEVTHGQPVQLNFYRDEDNSCSEELLLPNFNIRRELAPYKTTAIEFLPQQAGTFEFTCGMHMLRGSLVVK from the coding sequence ATGGATGCTTCCCAAATTTTCGTGACGCTTGGCGGGCTGGGCCTGCTGGGCTTCGTGGGCTGGTTCTTCTTTCTGGCCCCGCACCAGGTAGCAGCGGCGGTGTCGGCGGCGGCGGGCATTCAGCAGGTCGATATTACCGTGAAGGGCGGCTACTCGCCCAACGTAATCGAGGTGACGCACGGCCAGCCGGTGCAGCTTAATTTCTACCGCGACGAGGACAACAGCTGCTCGGAAGAGCTGCTGCTGCCCAATTTTAACATCCGGCGCGAGTTGGCCCCTTATAAAACTACGGCCATCGAGTTCCTGCCCCAGCAGGCCGGCACGTTTGAGTTCACCTGCGGGATGCACATGCTGCGGGGCAGCCTGGTGGTCAAATGA
- a CDS encoding ATPase, protein METLAHHPTPAAPPPTPAAGTATATLNIEGMTCASCSSVVEKALARTPGVTSATVNLASEKATVEYLPGQITRAGLAAAVEQAGYGVHEASPAAAANVLASDEELTARKAAAYQHLKQRFGVAVGLAVVVMALSMLMLWPAAMQRVSTPVLNYVLLLLTLPVLGYCGREFYVSAWNGFRHRTASMDTLIAVGTGAAFGYSLAATLVPGWFRSRGLVPEVYYDTTATIIALILLGKVLESRAKSQTSAAIQALMGLQAKTARVVRQGQELDVPIAEVLVGDEVVVRPGEKVATDGVLLTGHSAVDESMLTGESLPVEKKEGDAVFSATINKTGSFRFRVLKVGAETMLAQIVKLVEEAQGSRAPIQRLADKVSAVFVPVVVMLAIATFVVWFDLAPAATRLPLALVNFVAVLIIACPCALGLATPTAIMVGTGKGAEYGVLIRNAEALEKAEKVTTVLLDKTGTITQGQPAVTDFVPTNGHAPADLLPLLAAVERQSEHPLAEAVVRYADAQGGAPAPATDFQAYEGRGAGATVAGQPVLLGNRRLLEEQGIALSTATEQAAAQLLGQAKTVLYAAVGGQVAALIGVADTVRATSRAAVGALQAQGIEVVMMTGDNQQTAAQVAQQVGITRFFAEVLPADKAGKVKELQAEGRTVAMVGDGINDTPALAQADIGLAMGGGTDVAMEAAGITLMRSDLQGVVTAIALSRQTMRTIKQNLFFAFIYNTLGIPIAAGLLYPFTGWLLSPMLAAGAMALSSVSVLTNSLRLRGYSPAKK, encoded by the coding sequence GTGGAAACATTGGCTCATCACCCGACCCCCGCCGCGCCCCCGCCCACCCCGGCGGCGGGAACCGCCACGGCCACGCTCAACATCGAGGGCATGACCTGCGCGTCCTGCTCGAGCGTCGTGGAAAAAGCCCTGGCCCGCACCCCCGGCGTGACGAGCGCCACCGTGAACCTGGCCAGCGAAAAGGCCACCGTGGAGTACCTACCCGGCCAGATAACCCGCGCCGGCCTGGCGGCTGCCGTGGAGCAGGCCGGCTACGGCGTCCATGAGGCCAGCCCCGCCGCGGCGGCCAACGTGCTGGCGAGCGATGAAGAACTGACGGCCCGCAAAGCCGCCGCGTACCAGCACCTCAAGCAGCGGTTCGGGGTGGCCGTGGGGCTGGCGGTGGTCGTGATGGCGCTGAGTATGCTCATGCTGTGGCCGGCCGCGATGCAGCGGGTTTCGACGCCTGTGCTCAATTACGTGCTTCTGCTGCTCACGCTGCCGGTGCTGGGCTACTGCGGGCGCGAGTTCTACGTGTCGGCCTGGAATGGCTTTCGGCACCGCACCGCCAGCATGGACACGCTCATTGCCGTGGGAACCGGGGCGGCATTTGGCTACAGCTTGGCCGCTACGCTCGTACCGGGTTGGTTCAGGAGCCGGGGCCTGGTGCCGGAAGTGTACTACGACACGACGGCCACCATCATCGCCCTCATTTTGCTGGGCAAGGTGCTGGAAAGCCGGGCCAAGTCGCAAACCTCGGCCGCTATCCAGGCCCTGATGGGCCTGCAAGCCAAAACGGCGCGGGTGGTGCGCCAGGGCCAGGAACTGGACGTGCCGATTGCCGAAGTGCTCGTGGGCGACGAAGTGGTGGTGCGGCCCGGCGAGAAAGTGGCGACCGACGGGGTGCTGCTCACCGGCCACTCGGCCGTGGACGAGAGTATGCTCACCGGCGAGAGCCTGCCGGTGGAAAAAAAGGAAGGCGACGCGGTGTTTAGTGCGACGATTAATAAAACCGGCTCCTTCCGCTTCCGGGTGCTGAAAGTGGGGGCCGAAACCATGCTGGCGCAAATCGTGAAGCTGGTGGAGGAAGCCCAGGGCAGCCGGGCCCCCATTCAGCGGCTGGCCGATAAGGTCAGCGCCGTGTTCGTGCCCGTGGTGGTGATGCTGGCCATCGCTACCTTCGTCGTGTGGTTCGACCTGGCCCCCGCCGCCACGCGCCTGCCGCTGGCCCTGGTCAATTTCGTGGCCGTGCTCATCATCGCCTGCCCCTGCGCCCTGGGGCTGGCCACGCCCACAGCCATCATGGTGGGCACCGGCAAGGGAGCCGAGTACGGGGTGCTGATTCGCAACGCCGAGGCCCTGGAAAAAGCCGAAAAGGTCACCACCGTGCTGCTCGACAAAACCGGCACCATTACCCAGGGCCAGCCGGCCGTAACGGATTTCGTGCCTACCAATGGCCACGCACCCGCCGACTTGCTGCCGCTGCTGGCCGCCGTGGAGCGCCAGAGCGAGCACCCGCTGGCCGAAGCCGTGGTGCGCTACGCCGACGCGCAGGGCGGGGCCCCGGCCCCAGCCACCGACTTCCAGGCCTACGAGGGCCGGGGTGCCGGGGCCACCGTGGCCGGCCAGCCCGTGCTGCTCGGCAACCGCCGCCTGCTCGAAGAGCAGGGCATTGCGCTTTCAACCGCCACCGAGCAGGCGGCAGCCCAGCTGTTGGGCCAGGCCAAAACGGTACTTTATGCCGCCGTGGGCGGGCAGGTGGCGGCCCTGATTGGGGTAGCCGACACGGTGCGGGCCACCAGCCGGGCCGCCGTGGGGGCCCTGCAAGCCCAGGGCATCGAGGTGGTGATGATGACCGGCGACAACCAGCAAACCGCTGCCCAGGTGGCGCAGCAGGTGGGCATCACGCGCTTTTTTGCCGAGGTCCTGCCCGCCGACAAGGCCGGTAAGGTAAAAGAGCTGCAAGCCGAGGGCCGCACCGTGGCGATGGTGGGCGACGGCATCAACGACACGCCCGCCCTGGCCCAGGCCGACATCGGCCTGGCGATGGGCGGCGGCACCGACGTGGCGATGGAAGCCGCCGGCATCACCCTCATGCGCTCCGATTTGCAGGGCGTGGTTACCGCCATCGCCCTCTCGCGGCAGACGATGCGCACCATCAAGCAGAACCTATTTTTTGCCTTTATCTACAACACGCTGGGCATTCCCATCGCGGCGGGGCTGCTCTACCCGTTCACGGGCTGGCTGCTCTCGCCCATGCTGGCGGCCGGGGCGATGGCGCTCAGCTCGGTATCGGTGCTGACGAACTCGCTGCGGCTGCGCGGGTATTCGCCGGCTAAAAAGTAA